A genome region from Vicinamibacteria bacterium includes the following:
- a CDS encoding serine/threonine-protein kinase — MLKCSKCGRTFEPPTRVCPDDGTLLKNPVVPEEQPIGRTLDGKYRIDGFLKRGGMGAVYRGTHLLLGKPVAIKLIRQEIVTSSDMIERFFREARAAAKLSHPNIVTVHDLGQTEDGTLYIIMELVEGSSLKEIIQKEGPLSTGRALTLARGVASALALAHRKDIVHRDLKPQNIMISRDSEGHECPKLLDFGIAKTLEPDTPALTSTGMVLGTPHYMSAEQAKGKPADRRSDLYALGIILYEMLVGKVPFDDSSIPAILVKHLTEPPKPPTTLRAGIPEAVEALILRCLEKEPEKRFQSAEDFMGALSAMDQTGARPLSETTRGVTPVKPQLPPVPDPPPPHTMAGAASVAAPRLHVDSGTVRAHEIEVRAKGSRLGVMIAAVLLLAGGAAAAYFLTRPSPTEVPAEAEPVAAARITEPPIETEPVAAVEPEPDPETPSPSAAAEEPAAPPPPPKSAAVTKPVSAEPAPPLAPPVSAQPLPETEPAPPPRSPTFSIDCQGVRDACGTMRTVLRDALQKKGMQPARPEQAELLVALVVEEIESHAEEQFGTTFVTRTYSVAGDADVPRFGDIVALPAHTFSFDTRFGQDKLREQARVISSDAADELSRYWSSKIGER; from the coding sequence ATGCTCAAATGCTCAAAGTGTGGGCGGACGTTCGAGCCGCCGACCCGTGTCTGTCCCGACGACGGAACGCTCCTCAAAAACCCCGTTGTTCCGGAAGAGCAGCCCATCGGCCGAACGCTCGACGGGAAATACCGCATCGACGGGTTCCTCAAGCGCGGCGGGATGGGCGCCGTCTATCGAGGCACTCACCTGCTACTCGGAAAGCCCGTCGCCATCAAGCTCATCCGCCAGGAGATCGTAACCTCGAGCGACATGATCGAGCGATTCTTCCGCGAGGCGAGGGCGGCGGCGAAGCTCAGCCATCCTAACATCGTCACCGTTCACGACCTGGGCCAGACCGAAGACGGCACACTCTACATCATCATGGAGCTCGTCGAAGGCTCGAGCCTGAAAGAGATCATCCAAAAGGAGGGGCCCCTTTCGACGGGGCGCGCCCTGACCCTCGCAAGAGGCGTCGCGAGCGCGCTTGCTCTGGCCCACCGCAAGGACATCGTTCATCGCGATCTCAAACCTCAGAACATCATGATCTCGCGCGACAGCGAGGGCCACGAGTGCCCCAAACTCTTGGATTTCGGCATCGCCAAGACCCTCGAGCCCGACACCCCGGCGCTCACCTCGACGGGGATGGTGCTCGGGACTCCGCACTATATGTCTGCCGAGCAAGCGAAAGGAAAACCGGCGGATCGCCGCAGCGATCTCTACGCACTGGGCATCATTCTCTACGAGATGCTCGTCGGGAAGGTGCCGTTCGACGACTCGTCGATCCCGGCGATCCTGGTCAAACACTTGACCGAACCGCCGAAGCCGCCGACCACCCTGAGAGCCGGGATCCCAGAAGCGGTGGAAGCCCTGATCCTGCGCTGTCTCGAAAAAGAGCCCGAGAAGCGCTTCCAGAGCGCGGAAGATTTCATGGGTGCGCTGTCGGCTATGGACCAAACTGGAGCTCGGCCCTTGTCGGAGACGACTCGCGGGGTGACTCCGGTCAAACCTCAGCTCCCGCCCGTACCGGACCCTCCGCCGCCTCACACGATGGCAGGCGCCGCTTCCGTGGCCGCCCCTCGATTGCATGTGGACAGCGGTACCGTGCGGGCGCACGAAATCGAAGTCAGGGCGAAGGGCAGCCGCCTCGGCGTGATGATCGCAGCCGTTCTTTTGCTCGCCGGTGGGGCCGCTGCGGCGTACTTCCTGACGAGACCGTCACCCACGGAGGTTCCGGCCGAGGCCGAGCCGGTCGCGGCGGCAAGAATCACCGAGCCTCCGATCGAGACCGAGCCCGTGGCCGCGGTGGAGCCGGAGCCTGATCCCGAAACTCCCTCGCCGTCGGCGGCCGCAGAAGAGCCGGCGGCACCTCCACCGCCTCCGAAGTCGGCGGCGGTGACGAAGCCTGTCAGCGCCGAGCCCGCGCCGCCGCTCGCGCCACCGGTGTCCGCGCAGCCGTTGCCCGAGACCGAGCCGGCTCCACCCCCGCGATCGCCAACCTTCAGCATCGATTGCCAGGGCGTTCGGGATGCCTGCGGTACGATGCGCACGGTGCTGCGAGACGCTCTGCAGAAAAAGGGCATGCAGCCCGCGCGTCCGGAACAGGCGGAGCTACTCGTGGCGCTCGTCGTGGAGGAAATCGAATCCCACGCCGAAGAGCAGTTCGGCACCACGTTCGTCACCCGCACCTATTCGGTTGCGGGAGACGCCGACGTGCCCCGCTTCGGAGATATCGTCGCTCTTCCGGCGCACACGTTCAGCTTCGACACCCGGTTCGGGCAGGACAAGCTCAGGGAGCAAGCGCGCGTGATCTCGTCGGATGCCGCCGATGAGCTCTCGCGTTACTGGTCATCCAAGATCGGAGAGCGATAA